TGGCAGAAATGCGTCGACCTGTATTGTAGTTCAGATACAACATGGTGTTGTGATCACGCTGAGATAACAGCTTTTCACCAATGCCTTCATATTTGTTGTTTGACCAATCTAAATGGTTCATACACAAGCCATGGACAAAGATGGTCACGCGTCCTGAAAGTTCACCTTTTTGTAGGCTGCCATAATGGTCATACAGACACATCGGTAATGCCATTGGGTTTTGATCACGCAGCAAGTAATCGCCAATTACACCATTTAAAGCACCCACCAGAAAGTGCAGCGTTGGGGTTAAAGGTTTGTCATGTAATTTTGGAAATTTTTCGATAATCCCACGTAGACTTGGTGCCACCAACGTATTGCCATAGTGGAAAATCATGTCATAAGACATTTGATACAGCTTGGTGATATAGGGAATATTCTGCAGCTTCTTAGAGTTTTGTTCACTCAGACCAAACACACTCATCAAAATTTCACGTTGAATGGTCTTGATCAGCTCTTGTACTACATCACTAAAACGCATGGTGACCAGCTGTGCCAAGCCTTCAAGCACATCGGCCTGACTCGGAGGTGTACGGTCCCATTTACAATAGGTTTCATGCAACGGAGTTAAGCTTGGCATCTGATCCTATCCCTCAAATGAATGCGCGAACAGACATCTTTCTTTTTAAGGCGCTTCGCGGTATAAATTCTTTTATCTTCGATATTTAATGAAATGCATGTTCGAATGCTTTTAAAATACCGATGATTGCGACATTGCACGGTTTTTTTTGTCTAACAATGTCACCATTAAAACAAATTAATTAATGTGACCCATGTCTCATATATAAGATAAAAAATGGTCAAATTCTATACTTTTTTGTTAATTAGCAGATGAATGTCATATATCTACATGGCTTTAATAGCAGTGCGCTGTCTGTAAAAGGTCAGTTGTTAAAAAAATATTGTGAGCATAATCATGATATTAAAGTTCATTTGCCCGATTTAAATATGTCGCCTAAAGCTGCGATTCAACAGGTTTCACAGCTCATCGAATCGATGAATGACGTGGCTTTAGTCGGAAGTAGTTTAGGTGGATTTTATGCGACACATTTGGTCGCAAAGCATCATGTGCCTGCTGTTTTGATTAATCCAGCTGTGCGACCATGGCAGTTGTTTCGAGAATTATTTGATGTGGTTTTACCTTATCAGGTACATCCAAATTGGTCCTTGGATGAAACAGATCTTGAACAACTCGAAGCATTGGCACTGCCAACTGCACAAGATGCAGACAAAATTTTGGTCTTGTTACAACAAGGCGATGAAGTTTTGGATTATCGTGATGCACAACGCTATTATAGTGCTGCTCATCCACCTGCGAGAATCATAACGGAAGCCTATGGTTCACATGGTATGGATGATTTTGCGGATAAAATTCCGTTGGTCTTACAGTTTTTATTGGACTGCATAAAAAAGGAAACCGAATAACGTGTCTCAATATACGGCTCAATCTCTTGAAGTTTTATCAGGTCTGGAT
This window of the Acinetobacter sp. NCu2D-2 genome carries:
- a CDS encoding YqiA/YcfP family alpha/beta fold hydrolase, giving the protein MNVIYLHGFNSSALSVKGQLLKKYCEHNHDIKVHLPDLNMSPKAAIQQVSQLIESMNDVALVGSSLGGFYATHLVAKHHVPAVLINPAVRPWQLFRELFDVVLPYQVHPNWSLDETDLEQLEALALPTAQDADKILVLLQQGDEVLDYRDAQRYYSAAHPPARIITEAYGSHGMDDFADKIPLVLQFLLDCIKKETE